Proteins encoded in a region of the Synechococcus sp. BIOS-U3-1 genome:
- a CDS encoding dehydrogenase, with product MRRIAWLLGGFLLLPAPVSGAGLMELLDSMKPVQPEKSRLQLPRLPLTPGRGKNWVGDRMPKEGLSILVLAGHADSQRMYGSGTPGWAVGVAGAAPMQSGITDELYWNLRTARAVVAEGTKQGLNISFYDPGVRTIRNVQDPRTNWSVGQQHASEGGYVMEIHYDAYSPHGIGAGIIPAVAFGFSVMDEALAKEFGAYPYDYRGMLGAPRRGVSMLEIGKLEGALERGLRDPQQRKLTLDRIAKRVVSALRDGLEQGPSLRAICQPTTEIAAYCR from the coding sequence ATGCGTCGCATCGCTTGGCTCCTAGGGGGCTTCCTGCTGCTTCCTGCTCCGGTATCAGGTGCCGGCTTGATGGAATTGCTTGACAGCATGAAACCGGTGCAACCTGAGAAGTCGCGGCTACAGCTTCCGCGGCTTCCTCTGACGCCTGGCCGTGGCAAGAACTGGGTCGGTGACCGCATGCCCAAGGAGGGGTTGTCGATTTTGGTTCTGGCGGGTCATGCCGATTCGCAGCGCATGTATGGCTCTGGAACACCAGGCTGGGCGGTCGGTGTTGCTGGAGCGGCTCCGATGCAATCGGGCATCACGGACGAGCTTTATTGGAACCTGCGCACCGCTAGGGCTGTGGTGGCTGAAGGCACAAAGCAGGGTCTGAACATCAGCTTCTATGACCCCGGTGTACGCACCATCCGTAATGTGCAGGATCCACGCACCAACTGGTCCGTGGGTCAACAACACGCGTCGGAGGGGGGCTATGTCATGGAAATCCATTACGACGCCTACTCACCACATGGCATTGGAGCGGGAATCATCCCAGCCGTCGCGTTCGGTTTTTCTGTGATGGACGAAGCCTTAGCGAAGGAATTTGGGGCTTATCCCTACGACTATCGCGGCATGTTGGGCGCACCTCGCAGGGGTGTGTCGATGTTGGAAATTGGCAAGCTTGAGGGGGCTCTGGAGCGGGGATTGCGCGACCCACAACAACGCAAGCTGACTCTGGACAGGATTGCTAAACGCGTTGTTTCAGCACTGCGTGATGGTCTGGAACAAGGTCCCTCTCTGAGGGCGATCTGCCAGCCGACAACAGAAATCGCGGCGTACTGTCGTTAG
- a CDS encoding helix-turn-helix domain-containing protein — translation MAQAEENLSKLATSVITLKKSSQHRIITNDSKNRNLQLNVVDGFIRLFCVNESKNNSTESTLALIHSGTVSSFSWNNHRRLMIEALEASKVEFNPKERPINTHHFLENWMLDLYEIKQPADSLERLIKLFLLLAKSNNDQDRTPRQTLISGLSHRRIGEIISSTRPTISRHLGWMQRQKLIEVDITTKTMRLNLVQLQAKQDELFAQPRPHLH, via the coding sequence ATGGCGCAGGCCGAAGAAAATTTATCAAAACTGGCCACATCGGTTATTACGCTAAAAAAATCAAGCCAACACAGGATTATCACGAACGACAGTAAAAACAGAAACCTTCAACTTAACGTAGTGGATGGTTTTATTCGGCTTTTCTGTGTCAACGAAAGCAAGAATAATTCAACTGAATCTACACTGGCGTTAATCCACTCTGGAACAGTCAGTTCATTTTCTTGGAACAATCACCGCAGACTGATGATTGAAGCCCTAGAAGCATCTAAAGTTGAATTCAACCCAAAAGAGCGACCCATCAATACCCACCATTTCCTGGAAAACTGGATGCTCGACCTCTACGAAATCAAGCAGCCAGCTGACAGCTTGGAACGATTGATCAAACTCTTCTTGCTGCTGGCCAAATCAAATAATGACCAGGATCGCACCCCTAGACAAACCCTAATTTCGGGTCTGTCGCACCGACGCATCGGCGAAATCATCAGCAGCACCAGACCGACAATCAGTAGACACCTTGGATGGATGCAACGTCAGAAACTCATCGAGGTAGATATCACAACAAAAACAATGCGACTCAACCTTGTTCAACTGCAAGCCAAGCAGGATGAGCTTTTCGCTCAACCGCGCCCGCACTTGCACTGA
- a CDS encoding ferritin: MQTDPSQHVQLQVGPSGRAMAESMDPALLEGFQAHFNMERQAHATYFGAAIWMGERELRGFSNHFMDEAKGEQEHAAKVADYLIARAQSPELQALEAPDQSWGSIIDVMSTAFLTERDVTTSLQQLLMAAEQVCDTRSTVFLEAMVEAQIKAEHEAAHLLGRTKFADGQAAAVLVIDNELIEGVAHPAQLQ; encoded by the coding sequence ATGCAAACGGATCCCTCACAGCACGTTCAACTGCAGGTCGGCCCTTCAGGTCGAGCCATGGCGGAGTCAATGGACCCGGCGCTGCTGGAGGGGTTTCAGGCGCACTTCAACATGGAGCGTCAGGCCCATGCGACATATTTTGGCGCTGCTATCTGGATGGGGGAACGAGAATTACGCGGCTTCTCCAATCACTTCATGGATGAGGCAAAAGGAGAACAAGAGCACGCAGCGAAGGTTGCTGACTACCTGATCGCACGCGCACAATCACCCGAACTACAGGCTCTCGAAGCTCCTGATCAATCCTGGGGATCGATCATCGACGTGATGAGCACAGCCTTTCTGACGGAACGAGACGTGACGACATCACTCCAACAATTACTAATGGCTGCAGAACAAGTCTGTGACACACGCAGCACTGTGTTTCTTGAAGCGATGGTGGAGGCACAAATCAAAGCCGAACATGAAGCCGCTCATCTGCTCGGACGAACAAAGTTCGCTGACGGTCAGGCTGCTGCAGTGTTAGTCATTGACAACGAACTGATAGAGGGTGTCGCGCACCCTGCCCAGCTTCAGTAA
- a CDS encoding Crp/Fnr family transcriptional regulator gives MTLSAYRFLPDAPVALMTMPRHQTVLIDPASAGQGSILEVHEGFCRVYCPCEETEGMTLAFLQAGDRLRTDRLCSEGICVEALTDLRLARSVSSDDEVGMDAVNEWTLQLLRIRHLGQAEQRLHALFSLLVNRLGKRCSDCFQLPFRLTHDRLGELIGATRVTTTRQVSKWRNVDPMNCSGGEFTMNFSIDMISTAPLTHL, from the coding sequence ATGACTCTTTCGGCTTACCGGTTTCTTCCCGATGCTCCCGTGGCATTGATGACGATGCCTCGTCACCAGACCGTGTTGATCGACCCGGCTTCTGCTGGCCAAGGCAGCATTCTTGAGGTCCATGAAGGCTTTTGCCGTGTGTACTGCCCCTGTGAAGAAACAGAGGGCATGACTCTGGCTTTCCTTCAGGCTGGAGATCGCCTGAGGACTGACCGCCTCTGTAGCGAAGGCATCTGCGTGGAAGCCCTCACTGATCTTCGCCTGGCTCGCAGCGTTTCATCTGACGATGAAGTCGGTATGGATGCAGTGAATGAGTGGACGTTGCAGCTTTTGCGCATCCGTCACCTCGGACAGGCCGAGCAAAGACTTCATGCTCTCTTCTCGCTGTTGGTCAATCGTCTTGGCAAGCGATGCAGCGATTGCTTCCAGTTGCCTTTTCGCCTCACCCATGACCGACTTGGAGAGCTGATCGGAGCCACGCGCGTCACCACGACCCGTCAGGTCTCTAAGTGGAGGAATGTGGATCCGATGAACTGTTCGGGTGGTGAATTCACCATGAACTTCTCAATCGACATGATCAGCACCGCTCCCCTGACCCATCTCTGA
- a CDS encoding metal ABC transporter substrate-binding protein, translating into MAFSLLTAAAGTLLAAASSTPTVVAVDGVLCDITKKLVSDQARVICLIPPGTDPHTMALRPADRSNLSKAKLVVLNGYNLTPALKGVKAGGPVVSVGEIAVPSNPLNDPHLWHDPAIAASMTNVVATKLKPVFNGSQNAAIDQRRAAMDSVLNSLGTWTGQQIKTVPAEQRVLITGHRAYSFLARRFGIRELPVIDEYATGGRMRPSSLSSISKAIKKSGTKVIFPEALPPSKTMRRISKASGVPLASKPLFADGQAPGKSLVQTATGNICTFVVAQGGRCDENGAAQLQERWASIR; encoded by the coding sequence TTGGCCTTCTCTCTTCTCACAGCAGCAGCAGGAACCCTGCTAGCAGCTGCCTCTTCAACCCCAACGGTTGTTGCAGTTGACGGCGTTCTCTGCGACATCACCAAGAAGCTGGTGTCTGATCAGGCCCGTGTGATTTGCCTGATCCCGCCGGGGACAGACCCGCACACCATGGCTCTGAGGCCTGCTGATCGCAGCAATCTCAGTAAGGCCAAGCTTGTTGTGCTGAATGGCTACAACCTCACACCTGCTCTCAAGGGCGTCAAAGCTGGTGGACCGGTGGTCTCCGTGGGTGAAATTGCTGTTCCCAGCAATCCCTTGAATGACCCGCATCTTTGGCATGACCCCGCAATTGCGGCATCGATGACCAATGTGGTTGCGACCAAGCTCAAGCCTGTGTTCAACGGAAGTCAGAACGCAGCGATTGATCAGCGCCGCGCTGCTATGGATTCAGTGCTCAATTCGCTCGGAACCTGGACCGGCCAGCAGATCAAGACAGTCCCCGCTGAACAGAGGGTTCTGATCACGGGCCATCGTGCCTATTCCTTTCTGGCGCGTCGGTTCGGCATTCGCGAACTTCCCGTTATTGATGAATATGCCACTGGCGGTCGCATGCGCCCTTCCAGTCTGAGTTCCATCAGTAAGGCGATCAAAAAATCCGGAACCAAGGTGATTTTCCCCGAGGCGCTGCCCCCGTCCAAGACCATGCGCCGGATCAGCAAAGCCAGTGGCGTCCCGCTTGCCAGCAAGCCCTTGTTTGCAGACGGCCAGGCTCCAGGGAAAAGTCTTGTGCAAACAGCCACTGGCAACATCTGCACGTTCGTTGTTGCCCAGGGCGGACGTTGTGATGAAAACGGCGCAGCTCAGCTTCAGGAGCGTTGGGCCTCAATTCGCTGA
- a CDS encoding metal ABC transporter permease, which translates to MTELDLWLVPLLMALLVGVLCPVTGTLLVTQRRVLQANLISHAVLPGVAIAVACGVDPAIGGVMSGLLGSMAAERLQRGQPAGQEAVINTVLAGFLGFGVLLIPVLNIRLDLEALLFGDLLIVDWSDLYRVFVAAAAMAVLLLTRYRQLVFLGVDPEGAQASGLPVRALQLVQSLVTSMVIVSAMSAVGVILVIGLLCAPVLPGLWRVTSLRAAMLQSALVGLALSAVGFLLALPLNLPPGPLIGVVCMVLLCLPSLRPANAA; encoded by the coding sequence ATGACTGAACTTGATCTGTGGCTGGTTCCACTGCTAATGGCATTGCTTGTGGGTGTGCTCTGCCCGGTGACGGGCACGTTGTTGGTCACCCAGAGACGTGTTCTGCAAGCCAATCTGATTTCCCATGCCGTGCTTCCCGGTGTTGCCATTGCCGTGGCATGCGGGGTTGACCCAGCCATCGGCGGGGTGATGAGCGGTTTGCTGGGGTCCATGGCAGCCGAGCGGCTTCAGCGGGGGCAACCGGCTGGCCAGGAAGCGGTGATTAACACCGTGCTTGCCGGTTTCCTTGGCTTTGGTGTGCTGCTGATTCCAGTCTTGAATATTCGTCTTGATCTTGAGGCTCTCCTGTTTGGCGATTTGCTGATCGTTGACTGGTCAGACCTATACAGGGTTTTTGTGGCTGCCGCCGCGATGGCGGTGTTGCTGCTGACTCGCTACCGACAGCTTGTGTTTCTGGGTGTTGATCCAGAGGGGGCTCAGGCCTCCGGCCTTCCAGTGAGAGCTCTGCAACTCGTTCAGTCTTTGGTCACCTCCATGGTGATCGTCAGTGCCATGTCAGCTGTTGGAGTGATTTTGGTGATTGGCTTGCTCTGTGCTCCCGTGCTTCCAGGTCTTTGGCGGGTCACCAGTCTGCGTGCCGCGATGCTTCAGTCCGCGTTGGTGGGCCTGGCCCTCAGCGCGGTGGGTTTCCTCTTGGCTCTTCCCCTGAATCTGCCCCCTGGCCCCCTCATCGGAGTTGTGTGCATGGTTCTGCTATGCCTGCCCAGCTTGCGACCAGCCAATGCAGCTTGA
- a CDS encoding metal ABC transporter ATP-binding protein — protein sequence MRVPPLVAQGLSVAYGNRVVLDDVSLTLEAGTLTALVGANGAGKSTLLHLLQGRLLPSAGMVACDGMPIQSCRDRVVLMPQRGRIDWSFPITVREFVALGAMNNSSFGCCDREAALQRVGLEMLANRRLDALSGGQQQRALLARTLVQPSRVLLLDEPCAAIDPPSREQLIALMRQLADAGQTLLVSNHDWGSALDLYDRVIVLDGRVLADGPPQQVRWMLGSTIAPRESCHD from the coding sequence ATGAGGGTGCCCCCCCTCGTTGCACAAGGTCTGTCGGTCGCTTATGGCAACCGAGTTGTTCTTGATGATGTCTCGCTGACCCTGGAAGCCGGAACGCTCACTGCACTGGTTGGAGCCAACGGGGCGGGTAAATCCACGTTGCTGCACTTACTCCAGGGCCGATTGCTGCCTTCGGCGGGGATGGTTGCTTGCGACGGGATGCCGATTCAGAGCTGTCGTGACCGGGTGGTGCTGATGCCGCAGCGTGGTCGGATCGACTGGTCTTTCCCCATCACCGTGCGCGAGTTCGTGGCTCTTGGAGCGATGAACAACAGTTCATTTGGTTGTTGCGATCGGGAAGCGGCTTTGCAACGTGTTGGCTTGGAAATGTTGGCGAACCGTCGGCTGGATGCACTGTCTGGAGGTCAACAGCAACGGGCCTTGCTGGCACGCACACTGGTGCAGCCATCTCGGGTTCTGTTGCTGGATGAACCCTGCGCCGCGATTGATCCTCCGTCACGAGAACAGTTGATTGCCCTGATGCGTCAACTGGCCGATGCAGGGCAGACACTGCTGGTGAGCAACCATGACTGGGGTTCGGCTCTTGATCTTTATGACCGAGTAATCGTGCTGGATGGTCGTGTCCTTGCGGATGGTCCTCCGCAGCAGGTGCGTTGGATGCTCGGCAGCACTATCGCTCCGAGGGAGTCATGCCATGACTGA
- a CDS encoding TIGR03943 family putative permease subunit — MRSLRQLRRAAVLPPLVVTLWGWVLVWSSLSSRLDLLLNAAFHPVVAVAGVVLMVVGLIQLRFVGRRRLPLAPVGWLLSALVALLILLLPPQPSFSDLAASRPDSLPTAPSLSFFLPPEQRTLTEWVRLLRSQPDPELHAGDPVRISGFVLDRPGEPLQLARLTVRCCLADATPAGLPVDWPDEADPKVDQWFAIEGTMTVKERKGVPVNVVKPTRVTLIPRPERPLEP, encoded by the coding sequence ATGAGAAGCTTGCGACAGCTACGTCGGGCCGCTGTTCTGCCCCCTCTGGTGGTCACACTTTGGGGTTGGGTTCTGGTCTGGAGCAGTCTGTCCTCGCGGTTGGATCTACTGCTGAATGCAGCTTTTCATCCGGTAGTAGCCGTTGCCGGTGTGGTCCTGATGGTGGTTGGACTGATCCAGCTGCGGTTCGTTGGCCGGCGACGCCTGCCTTTGGCGCCTGTCGGTTGGCTGTTGTCTGCACTGGTGGCTTTGTTGATTTTGCTTCTGCCTCCCCAACCATCATTCAGTGACCTTGCTGCCAGTCGTCCGGATAGTCTTCCAACGGCACCGAGTCTGAGCTTTTTCCTGCCTCCGGAGCAGCGCACGCTGACGGAGTGGGTCCGTTTGCTTCGCAGTCAGCCTGATCCGGAGTTGCATGCCGGAGATCCAGTGCGAATTAGTGGCTTTGTTTTGGATCGACCCGGGGAACCATTGCAGCTTGCCCGCTTGACGGTGCGCTGCTGCCTCGCAGATGCCACGCCCGCCGGCCTGCCCGTGGACTGGCCCGATGAAGCCGATCCAAAGGTGGATCAGTGGTTCGCGATTGAGGGAACCATGACTGTGAAGGAGCGCAAGGGGGTTCCGGTCAATGTGGTGAAGCCGACCCGTGTGACCTTGATTCCAAGGCCTGAGCGCCCGCTCGAACCATGA
- a CDS encoding permease, which yields MTRLATAWAIFQGLLIEALPFLMLGVTIAGLARWLVPQSAWVHRLPRNPLLAPIVGALLGFALPACECGNVPVARRLLASGAPLGTGFGFLFAAPVLNPIVLASTWAAFPDKTWLLWARPAGAFVIALALSALLGLIPESRLLQGALLEERRLSQPLTSIGLLERRTGLVGAGPVKPAMQAQSQALLPRELLSHSTREFLSLLTLLVLGSALAAVVQTWLPRSWLLALGSAPTLSVLALMLLALVVSVCSSVDAFLALGFAAQVTPGALLAFLLLGPVVDLKLAGLFTVLLTPRAIAITALSASLMVLLIGQWVNLIQL from the coding sequence ATGACGCGTCTTGCCACAGCCTGGGCCATCTTCCAAGGCCTGCTGATCGAGGCACTCCCTTTTTTGATGCTGGGGGTCACCATCGCTGGCCTCGCTCGCTGGTTGGTCCCCCAGTCGGCCTGGGTTCATCGGCTGCCACGCAATCCCCTGCTCGCGCCAATCGTTGGAGCCTTGCTTGGGTTTGCGCTCCCGGCCTGTGAATGCGGCAACGTTCCAGTGGCTCGCCGCCTACTGGCCAGCGGCGCACCGCTCGGTACGGGATTCGGTTTCCTTTTCGCTGCGCCGGTTCTGAACCCCATCGTTTTGGCCAGCACTTGGGCGGCATTTCCCGATAAGACCTGGTTGCTTTGGGCCCGGCCTGCTGGGGCTTTTGTGATTGCACTTGCGCTGAGTGCTCTGCTGGGGCTGATTCCTGAATCCCGCCTGCTTCAGGGTGCACTGCTGGAAGAGCGCAGGCTCAGTCAGCCCCTAACCAGCATCGGGTTGTTGGAGCGGCGTACAGGACTGGTCGGTGCAGGTCCGGTCAAGCCTGCGATGCAGGCCCAATCCCAAGCTCTTCTTCCCCGTGAGCTTCTCTCCCACAGCACCCGGGAATTCCTCAGCCTGCTCACATTGCTGGTGCTCGGCAGTGCTCTGGCCGCTGTGGTTCAGACCTGGCTGCCGCGCAGTTGGTTGCTGGCGCTGGGAAGTGCTCCGACGCTCTCGGTCCTTGCGTTGATGCTGCTGGCGCTGGTGGTCTCGGTGTGTTCAAGTGTTGATGCTTTCCTTGCACTTGGCTTTGCTGCCCAGGTCACGCCGGGAGCGTTGCTGGCTTTTTTGTTGCTGGGGCCGGTTGTTGATCTCAAACTGGCCGGATTGTTCACCGTTCTGCTCACTCCTCGAGCCATTGCAATCACAGCGCTGTCTGCATCTTTGATGGTTCTGCTGATCGGCCAGTGGGTGAATCTGATTCAGCTCTGA
- a CDS encoding DUF3721 domain-containing protein gives MLLSNRSVVRGSLAALAALTLVGAQSARAHHVPGDDHTGTLVSGQSTSTAQGKQTIFNTKAEAEAAAPGFDCKGAHKMGNQWMPCSSHGH, from the coding sequence ATGCTCCTCTCCAACCGATCCGTCGTTCGGGGTTCCCTGGCCGCACTGGCCGCACTCACGCTCGTGGGAGCACAATCGGCCCGGGCCCACCATGTCCCAGGCGACGACCACACCGGCACCCTCGTTTCTGGTCAGTCCACCAGTACGGCCCAGGGCAAACAAACCATCTTCAACACCAAAGCTGAGGCTGAGGCCGCGGCACCAGGATTCGATTGCAAGGGGGCTCACAAGATGGGCAATCAATGGATGCCTTGTTCATCCCATGGCCACTGA
- a CDS encoding metal ABC transporter permease produces the protein MVRALLISALVGGVCGLLSCYMTLKGWALMGDAVSHAVLPGVVLAYALGLPFSLGAFVFGVGSVATIGFVKQKSRIKEDTVIGLVFTGFFALGLVLVSKTRSNIDLTQILFGNVLGISAADIQQTWMICLVVVALLLLFRRDLLLFCFDPTHARSIGINTGLLHYLLLSVLSLAAVAGLQTVGIILVVAMLVTPGATAYLLTDRFDRMTWLAIGSSVLSSLLGVYLSYWTDSSTAGCIVLVQTGLFLLAFLLAPRHGILCRPSA, from the coding sequence ATGGTGCGGGCGCTGTTAATCAGTGCACTGGTCGGTGGAGTTTGCGGTCTGCTCTCCTGCTACATGACGCTCAAGGGATGGGCCCTGATGGGTGATGCCGTCTCCCATGCCGTTCTTCCCGGAGTGGTGTTGGCCTATGCCCTGGGGTTGCCTTTCTCTTTGGGGGCTTTTGTGTTCGGTGTGGGATCGGTGGCCACCATCGGATTCGTGAAGCAGAAGTCGCGCATCAAGGAAGACACGGTGATCGGCCTTGTGTTTACAGGCTTCTTCGCTCTTGGTTTGGTGCTGGTGTCGAAGACGCGTAGCAATATTGATCTCACCCAGATCTTGTTTGGAAACGTGCTGGGGATCTCCGCGGCTGATATCCAGCAGACCTGGATGATCTGCCTTGTCGTTGTGGCGTTGCTGTTGCTGTTCCGCCGTGATCTGCTGCTGTTCTGTTTTGATCCCACCCATGCCCGCTCGATCGGTATCAACACCGGTCTGCTCCACTACCTGCTGCTGTCGGTGCTCTCGCTTGCCGCGGTCGCCGGACTGCAGACCGTTGGCATCATTCTTGTGGTGGCCATGTTGGTGACCCCCGGCGCCACGGCCTATCTGCTTACTGATCGCTTCGATCGCATGACCTGGCTGGCGATCGGCAGCAGTGTGCTCTCAAGTCTTCTGGGCGTCTATCTCAGCTATTGGACTGATAGCTCCACGGCAGGCTGCATTGTTCTCGTTCAGACAGGTCTTTTTCTACTGGCATTTCTGCTGGCGCCGCGTCATGGAATCTTGTGTCGCCCGTCGGCCTGA
- a CDS encoding metal ABC transporter ATP-binding protein, with amino-acid sequence MRIAADQLCVDYNGSVALYDASLTLPAGCICGMVGMNGAGKTTLFKALTGFVRPSRGMIRINGLKVSEAQREQAVAYVPQSEGIDCDFPVSVWDVVMMGRYGSMNLLRIPRQSDRLAVRNALERVELLDLKDRPLSVLSGGQRKRAFLARAIAQRASVLLLDEPFNGVDVRTEKLMAELFLQLRKQSCSILISTHDLSHVRDFCDLVVLINKTVLAYGETSEVFTPENLSMAFGGLPPDVLRGQTQ; translated from the coding sequence ATTCGGATCGCAGCCGATCAGCTCTGTGTCGATTACAACGGCTCCGTCGCGCTTTATGACGCCTCTCTGACGCTTCCTGCTGGCTGTATCTGCGGAATGGTTGGGATGAATGGAGCCGGCAAAACCACACTGTTTAAGGCACTCACAGGCTTTGTTCGTCCGTCCCGTGGAATGATCCGCATCAACGGGCTCAAAGTGTCTGAAGCTCAGCGAGAGCAGGCTGTGGCTTATGTGCCCCAGAGCGAGGGCATTGATTGCGATTTCCCTGTTTCTGTCTGGGATGTGGTGATGATGGGCCGCTATGGCTCGATGAACCTGTTGCGGATCCCTCGTCAGTCCGACCGCCTGGCGGTGCGTAATGCTCTCGAGCGTGTGGAACTGCTGGATCTCAAGGATCGCCCCCTTTCTGTCCTGTCAGGTGGTCAGCGCAAGCGAGCTTTTCTGGCCAGGGCGATTGCTCAGAGAGCATCTGTGCTGCTTCTTGATGAACCCTTCAACGGCGTGGATGTGCGTACCGAGAAGCTCATGGCAGAGCTGTTTCTGCAATTGCGCAAACAGTCTTGCTCGATTCTGATCTCGACCCACGATCTCAGCCACGTGCGTGATTTCTGCGATCTGGTGGTGCTGATCAACAAGACCGTGCTGGCCTACGGAGAAACATCCGAGGTCTTCACTCCCGAAAACCTTTCGATGGCATTTGGCGGTCTTCCACCAGATGTGCTTCGGGGGCAGACCCAGTGA
- a CDS encoding metal ABC transporter substrate-binding protein, which yields MSKSSGTSKHSRGESRSAQDSRPKVLTTFTILADMARNVAGDRLQVESITKPGAEIHGYEFTPSDIERAAGADLIVENGLGLELWARRFTDAAGDVPTVTLTDGIEPMLIGEDAYAGRPNPHAWMSPKTAQLYVDRLVEAFSSLDPEGAQQYEDNAEAYKGELQALDVELQNTLQVLPAGQRLLVTCEGAFSYLARDYDLEEAYLWPVNAESQISPRRMGRLIERVKRDEVPVVFCETTVSDKAQREVARASGSRFGGSFYVDSLSDSNGPAATLLDLQRHNVKLIRAGLGSAADPKP from the coding sequence ATCTCAAAGTCGTCCGGTACTTCAAAGCACAGTCGTGGAGAGTCTCGTTCGGCTCAAGACAGCCGCCCCAAGGTTCTGACCACCTTCACGATCCTTGCTGATATGGCCCGCAATGTTGCAGGCGACAGGCTGCAGGTGGAGTCCATTACCAAGCCCGGTGCGGAGATCCATGGATATGAATTCACTCCCAGCGATATCGAGCGTGCTGCAGGTGCCGACCTGATCGTTGAAAACGGCCTGGGTCTTGAGCTCTGGGCCAGGCGTTTCACTGACGCGGCTGGAGATGTGCCCACAGTGACGCTCACCGATGGCATTGAACCGATGCTGATTGGTGAAGATGCCTATGCCGGTCGCCCCAACCCGCATGCTTGGATGTCTCCGAAGACGGCCCAGCTCTACGTTGATCGGCTTGTTGAGGCTTTTTCGTCACTGGATCCTGAAGGTGCGCAGCAATACGAGGACAATGCAGAGGCTTACAAAGGGGAGCTTCAGGCGCTGGATGTGGAGCTCCAAAACACCCTGCAGGTCTTGCCTGCTGGCCAACGCCTACTGGTGACCTGTGAAGGCGCCTTCAGCTATCTGGCGCGTGACTATGACCTTGAAGAGGCCTATCTCTGGCCCGTCAACGCAGAGAGTCAGATCTCACCACGACGTATGGGCCGATTGATTGAGCGGGTTAAGCGCGATGAAGTTCCAGTGGTGTTCTGTGAAACCACGGTCAGTGACAAGGCCCAGCGCGAGGTGGCAAGAGCTTCTGGGAGTCGTTTTGGTGGCAGCTTTTATGTCGATTCCTTATCGGATAGCAACGGTCCTGCCGCCACCCTTCTTGATTTGCAGCGCCACAATGTGAAACTCATTCGAGCAGGGCTGGGTTCCGCCGCCGATCCAAAGCCATGA
- a CDS encoding DUF2256 domain-containing protein: MGRQRTGQVSVASGTRRRDRPTKICPVCGRPFQWRKKWKDVWDEVRYCSERCRRQKKFPDH; this comes from the coding sequence ATGGGTAGACAGCGAACGGGGCAGGTCAGCGTTGCGTCTGGGACACGCCGTCGTGATCGCCCGACGAAAATCTGTCCAGTCTGTGGCAGGCCGTTTCAGTGGCGTAAAAAGTGGAAGGACGTTTGGGATGAGGTGCGTTATTGCTCTGAACGCTGCAGGCGCCAAAAAAAATTCCCCGATCATTGA
- a CDS encoding DUF3104 domain-containing protein, which yields MAFDHGVHSSLESERPVFLDVAPGMTVIVKQNHQIGEKAHKDWWMGQVIHCGGAAHDPKIHNLFQIAEVDSGEIRWENSDQVTHIFSSF from the coding sequence ATGGCATTCGATCACGGGGTTCACAGCTCGCTCGAGTCAGAAAGGCCAGTCTTCCTGGATGTCGCTCCAGGGATGACGGTGATCGTGAAACAGAATCACCAGATTGGCGAAAAGGCTCATAAAGACTGGTGGATGGGGCAAGTGATCCACTGCGGCGGAGCAGCTCATGATCCGAAGATCCACAACCTCTTCCAGATCGCCGAGGTGGACTCGGGAGAGATCCGCTGGGAGAACTCTGATCAAGTAACGCACATCTTTTCCTCGTTCTGA
- a CDS encoding DUF924 family protein produces the protein MPVEGPPLAENILRFWFEECKPWQWFRRDCEFDRSVSERFRSLTEDAQDERLIDWEVSQASSLALVLLLDQFSRHIWRDQVRAYQGDLRAQRLSQKALDQRWLEQEPQKARRQFWLMPLLHAECLDTVNKAIPLLERWVDVATADVARRNRGMLLKHGRYPWRDTALGR, from the coding sequence ATGCCAGTTGAGGGACCTCCCCTCGCTGAAAATATCCTTCGCTTCTGGTTCGAAGAATGCAAACCATGGCAATGGTTTCGACGTGACTGCGAATTTGACCGTTCTGTGAGTGAACGATTCAGGTCGCTCACGGAAGACGCTCAAGATGAGAGGTTGATCGACTGGGAAGTCAGCCAAGCGTCGTCTCTGGCACTCGTGTTGTTGCTCGATCAATTCTCTCGACACATTTGGCGTGATCAAGTTCGCGCCTACCAGGGCGATCTCCGTGCACAACGATTGAGCCAAAAAGCACTGGATCAACGTTGGTTGGAGCAGGAGCCTCAGAAGGCGCGTCGACAGTTCTGGTTGATGCCGCTGTTGCACGCTGAATGCCTCGACACAGTGAACAAGGCGATCCCTCTTCTGGAGAGATGGGTTGATGTCGCAACCGCCGATGTTGCACGGCGAAACCGCGGCATGCTTCTCAAGCACGGGCGATACCCCTGGCGAGACACAGCGCTAGGCCGATGA